From Pantoea sp. Ep11b, the proteins below share one genomic window:
- a CDS encoding cytochrome c yields the protein MKNGILALILGALSFSALAESGQDDLLKRGEYLARAGDCVACHTSKGGAPFAGGLPMATPIGTLYSTNITPDPETGIGDYSYDDFQKAVRHGVAKNGDTLYPAMPYPSYAVVSDEDMKALYAWFMQGVAPVKQANRESDIPWPLSMRWPLAIWRGIFAPDVKAFQPAPQEDPVLARGRYLVEGLGHCGACHTPRSITMQEKALTNEEGSDYLAGSSAPVDGWTASNLRGDNRDGLGRWSEEDLRQFLRYGRNDQTAAFGGMTDVVEHSLQHLSEADITAIARYLKSLGAKDPHQAAFSVDDATAKALWKGDDSQTGAATYVDSCAACHKTDGSGYKRFYPALRGNPVVLADDPTSLIHIVLVGGQLPGVNGAPSTITMPAFGWRLSDQQVADVVNFVRNSWGNTASEPVSAKQVAALRKDEKDRLGSADIRVLEGR from the coding sequence ATGAAAAATGGCATTCTGGCTCTGATTCTGGGCGCGCTGTCGTTCTCTGCACTGGCGGAAAGCGGTCAGGACGATCTGCTTAAACGGGGTGAGTATCTGGCGCGCGCCGGTGACTGCGTGGCCTGCCACACCAGCAAAGGCGGCGCACCCTTTGCCGGCGGGCTGCCGATGGCAACACCGATTGGCACCCTCTACTCCACCAACATCACGCCCGATCCTGAGACCGGTATTGGTGACTACAGCTATGACGACTTCCAGAAAGCGGTGCGTCACGGCGTGGCAAAAAATGGCGATACGCTCTATCCGGCGATGCCTTACCCCTCTTACGCGGTGGTCAGCGACGAGGATATGAAGGCGCTCTACGCCTGGTTCATGCAGGGTGTCGCCCCGGTTAAGCAGGCGAATCGGGAGAGCGATATTCCGTGGCCGCTGTCGATGCGCTGGCCGCTGGCGATCTGGCGCGGAATTTTTGCGCCCGATGTGAAAGCCTTCCAGCCCGCCCCGCAGGAAGATCCGGTGCTGGCGCGCGGTCGCTATCTGGTTGAGGGCCTCGGCCACTGCGGCGCCTGCCACACGCCTCGCAGCATCACCATGCAGGAGAAGGCGCTGACCAACGAAGAGGGAAGTGACTATCTGGCAGGCAGCAGCGCACCGGTTGATGGCTGGACCGCCAGCAATCTGCGTGGCGACAACCGGGATGGACTGGGACGCTGGAGCGAAGAGGATCTGCGTCAGTTCCTGCGTTATGGCCGCAACGATCAGACCGCCGCGTTCGGTGGCATGACCGATGTGGTGGAACACAGCCTGCAACACCTGAGCGAGGCCGATATCACAGCCATTGCGCGCTACCTGAAATCCCTGGGTGCAAAAGATCCGCATCAGGCGGCATTCAGCGTGGATGATGCGACCGCAAAAGCACTGTGGAAGGGCGACGACAGCCAGACAGGGGCGGCAACCTATGTCGATAGCTGTGCCGCCTGCCACAAAACCGATGGCAGCGGCTACAAACGCTTCTATCCGGCGCTGCGCGGCAATCCGGTGGTGCTGGCGGACGATCCGACCTCACTGATCCACATCGTGCTGGTGGGCGGTCAGTTGCCTGGCGTCAATGGAGCACCCTCAACCATTACCATGCCGGCATTTGGCTGGCGTCTTAGCGACCAGCAGGTCGCGGACGTGGTGAACTTCGTGCGCAACAGCTGGGGCAATACGGCGTCGGAGCCGGTCAGCGCGAAGCAGGTCGCCGCGCTGCGGAAAGATGAGAAAGATCGGCTGGGCAGTGCCGATATCCGGGTACTGGAAGGCAGGTAA
- the abgT gene encoding p-aminobenzoyl-glutamate transporter translates to MEATSANRTPGRLFCWIERIGNKVPNPFLLFVYLIVVLMVATAIISALDLAVTNPSNGEVVRVNNLLSVAGLQWILPNIIKNFSSFTPLGSILALVIGAGLAEKVGLLQSLMVKMASRVSRRYASYMVLFIAFFSHISSDAALVVMPPLGALIFLAVGRHPVAGLLAAIAGVASGFTANLLIVTTDVLLSGISTEAAKAVSDTVHVSVIDNWFFMATSVIVLTIAGALLTDKFVEPRLPAWQGNGEKLAALTPLENRGLCAAGIAALLFIALMALLVVPEQAPLRHPTTGAIIPSPFIQGIVPIIILFFFVVAIAYGVVTRQIRRPDDIPQLLVDPMKGMAGFIVMVFPLSQFVAFFNWSNMGKFMAIGLTDVLESAGVSGAPAFLGLMFLSAFLCMFIASGSAIWSILAPVFVPMFMLLGFHPAFAQMIFRIADSAVLPLAPMSPFLPLFLAFLQRYQKDAQLGTYYVLIFPYPLVFFISWIALLLVWYLLGLPIGPGVWPHLP, encoded by the coding sequence ATGGAAGCAACATCCGCGAACCGCACTCCTGGCCGGCTCTTCTGTTGGATAGAGCGTATAGGCAACAAAGTCCCCAACCCGTTTTTACTGTTTGTTTATCTGATCGTGGTGCTGATGGTAGCTACCGCCATTATCAGCGCGCTGGATCTGGCGGTGACCAACCCCAGTAACGGCGAAGTTGTACGGGTAAACAACCTGCTGAGCGTCGCAGGCCTGCAGTGGATCCTGCCCAATATCATCAAAAACTTCAGCAGCTTTACCCCGCTGGGATCGATTCTGGCACTGGTGATTGGGGCCGGACTGGCCGAAAAAGTGGGCCTGCTGCAGTCGCTGATGGTGAAAATGGCGTCACGCGTCAGCCGTCGTTACGCCAGCTATATGGTGCTGTTTATCGCCTTTTTCAGCCATATCTCCTCGGATGCCGCGCTGGTCGTCATGCCGCCGCTGGGCGCGCTGATTTTTCTGGCGGTGGGACGACATCCGGTCGCAGGTTTGCTGGCCGCGATCGCTGGCGTCGCCTCAGGCTTTACCGCTAACCTGCTGATCGTCACCACCGATGTGCTGCTCTCCGGCATCAGTACCGAAGCGGCCAAAGCGGTCAGCGACACGGTACACGTCAGCGTCATCGACAACTGGTTTTTTATGGCTACGTCGGTAATTGTACTGACGATTGCGGGTGCGCTGCTGACCGACAAATTTGTTGAGCCGCGTCTGCCAGCGTGGCAGGGCAACGGTGAGAAGCTGGCGGCACTGACGCCGCTGGAGAACCGCGGTCTGTGTGCCGCCGGCATCGCCGCCCTGCTGTTTATTGCGCTGATGGCGCTGCTGGTCGTGCCGGAACAGGCGCCGCTTCGCCATCCCACCACCGGCGCCATCATTCCCTCACCCTTTATTCAGGGTATTGTGCCAATCATCATCCTGTTCTTCTTTGTGGTCGCGATTGCTTACGGCGTGGTGACCCGGCAGATCCGCCGTCCGGATGATATTCCGCAGCTGCTGGTTGATCCGATGAAAGGCATGGCGGGTTTTATCGTGATGGTGTTTCCGCTGTCGCAGTTCGTGGCGTTCTTTAACTGGAGCAATATGGGCAAATTCATGGCGATCGGGCTGACCGACGTACTGGAGAGCGCAGGCGTCAGTGGCGCACCCGCCTTTCTCGGCCTGATGTTCCTGTCCGCGTTTCTCTGCATGTTTATCGCCAGCGGATCTGCGATCTGGTCGATTCTGGCCCCGGTCTTTGTCCCCATGTTTATGCTGCTCGGCTTTCATCCCGCCTTTGCCCAGATGATTTTTCGCATCGCCGACTCTGCCGTCCTGCCCCTGGCTCCGATGTCGCCTTTCCTGCCGCTCTTCCTGGCCTTTTTACAGCGTTACCAGAAGGATGCGCAGCTCGGCACCTATTACGTGCTGATCTTCCCCTATCCGCTGGTGTTCTTTATCAGCTGGATAGCTCTGCTGCTGGTGTGGTATCTGCTGGGCCTGCCGATTGGACCGGGCGTCTGGCCGCATCTGCCATAA
- a CDS encoding M20 family metallopeptidase — protein MMEAFIADYIDRHQLRFSTLSDAIWDTPETRFAETRSSALLADALEQEGFVVERGVGGIDTAFIASAGSGKPVIAILGEFDALAGLSQQSGCARPQPLEANGNGHGCGHNLLGTAGVAAACAVKAWMAQHHTGGTVRFYGCPGEEGGSGKTFMVREGLFDDVDAAVTWHPEGFSGMFNLRTLANIQAAFSFKGVAAHAANSPHLGRSALDAVTLMNTGANFLREHIVQEARVHYAITNSGGVSPNVVQADAEVLYLIRAPELPQAQAIYERVINIARGAALMTDTTLTVRFDKACSDYVPNRALEAVMERNLHQFGLPDYSDEERALAAELRATLTDDDLRNARLNAARIGGEAGYAWAERLGDKLFMDEVAPYAVTRELLYGSTDVGDVSWVTPTAQCFAPCFTFGTPLHTWQLVAQGRTSIGHKGMFLAGKVMAATVLTLLTDPQTLADCRAEFEHTRAAQPYQCPIPAGITPTKLAG, from the coding sequence ATGATGGAAGCCTTTATTGCCGATTATATCGATCGCCATCAGCTCCGCTTCAGCACGCTGAGCGACGCGATCTGGGACACACCCGAAACCCGCTTCGCCGAAACCCGCTCTTCCGCCCTGCTGGCCGATGCGCTGGAACAGGAGGGGTTTGTTGTGGAGCGGGGCGTGGGCGGTATCGACACAGCATTTATCGCCAGCGCGGGCAGCGGCAAGCCGGTGATTGCCATTCTCGGTGAGTTCGATGCGCTGGCCGGACTGAGCCAGCAGTCGGGCTGCGCCCGGCCACAGCCGCTGGAGGCCAACGGAAACGGACATGGCTGCGGGCATAACCTGCTCGGCACGGCGGGCGTCGCGGCGGCCTGCGCCGTGAAAGCCTGGATGGCGCAGCATCACACCGGCGGCACGGTACGCTTCTATGGCTGCCCCGGCGAAGAGGGGGGGTCGGGCAAAACCTTTATGGTGCGTGAAGGGCTGTTTGATGACGTGGATGCCGCCGTCACCTGGCACCCCGAAGGTTTCAGCGGCATGTTCAATCTGCGCACGCTGGCCAATATTCAGGCGGCGTTCAGCTTCAAAGGCGTTGCCGCCCATGCCGCCAACTCTCCCCATCTGGGCCGCAGCGCGCTGGATGCCGTCACGCTGATGAATACCGGTGCCAACTTTCTGCGCGAGCACATCGTACAGGAGGCGCGCGTGCACTACGCCATCACCAACAGCGGCGGCGTTTCACCGAATGTGGTGCAGGCCGACGCGGAGGTGCTCTACCTGATCCGCGCCCCGGAACTGCCGCAGGCCCAGGCGATTTATGAACGGGTGATTAACATCGCCAGGGGTGCCGCACTGATGACTGACACGACCCTGACGGTGCGTTTTGACAAAGCCTGCTCAGACTACGTGCCTAATCGTGCGCTGGAAGCGGTCATGGAGCGCAATTTGCATCAGTTTGGTCTGCCCGACTACAGCGACGAAGAGCGCGCGTTGGCGGCCGAACTCCGTGCCACTCTGACCGATGACGATCTGCGCAATGCCCGGCTGAATGCGGCCCGTATCGGTGGCGAAGCCGGTTATGCCTGGGCTGAGCGGCTGGGCGATAAGCTCTTTATGGACGAGGTTGCGCCCTATGCCGTCACGCGTGAACTGCTTTATGGCTCCACCGATGTCGGCGATGTCAGCTGGGTGACACCCACCGCACAGTGCTTTGCGCCCTGTTTTACGTTTGGCACGCCGCTGCACACCTGGCAACTGGTGGCGCAGGGCCGCACCAGCATCGGGCATAAAGGGATGTTTCTGGCAGGCAAAGTGATGGCAGCCACGGTGTTAACCCTGTTGACGGATCCGCAGACGCTGGCTGACTGTCGGGCCGAGTTTGAACATACACGCGCCGCGCAGCCTTATCAGTGTCCGATCCCGGCAGGGATCACCCCAACAAAACTGGCCGGATGA
- a CDS encoding amidohydrolase produces MKILSEHVSALLPTLQQWRRDFHHYAESGWLEFRTATFVAEALHRLGYQLKLGRDVIDADARMGLPDDATLKQQEARALQQGALPQWISHFSGGFCGIVATLETGRPGPVMGFRVDMDALDLNESQADDHLPQREGFASCNPGMMHACAHDGHTTIGLGLATVLMAMKDQLSGTIKLIFQPAEEGVRGAKAMVTRGVVDDVERFTAIHIGTGVPAGEVVCGSDSFLATTKLDVRFTGVGAHAGGRPEEGRNALLAAAQATLALHGLTQHSGGVARVNVGVLQAGTGRNVVADCALLKVETRGVTNEVNDDIYQQALRVIAGAAAMYGVEQEVSLMGAARSCTPTQPWVDFIHQQADALGLFSSVVDRKAQAAGSEDATCMMERVIARGGQASYVIFGCALAAGHHNAKFDFDERVMPDAITLLATLALNQAAFGGAG; encoded by the coding sequence ATGAAAATCCTTTCAGAGCACGTCAGCGCCCTGCTGCCAACGCTGCAACAGTGGCGACGCGACTTCCATCACTATGCCGAATCGGGCTGGCTGGAGTTCCGTACTGCCACCTTCGTGGCGGAAGCGCTGCACAGGCTCGGTTATCAGCTGAAGCTGGGTCGTGACGTCATCGACGCCGATGCGCGGATGGGCTTGCCGGACGACGCGACGCTGAAGCAGCAGGAGGCGCGGGCGTTGCAGCAGGGCGCACTGCCGCAGTGGATCAGCCACTTTTCCGGCGGATTCTGCGGCATTGTGGCAACGCTGGAAACCGGGCGTCCCGGCCCGGTGATGGGCTTTCGCGTCGATATGGATGCACTGGATCTCAACGAAAGCCAGGCCGACGATCACCTGCCGCAGCGCGAAGGGTTCGCCTCCTGCAACCCTGGCATGATGCACGCCTGCGCGCATGATGGTCACACCACCATCGGGCTGGGTCTCGCGACGGTGCTGATGGCGATGAAGGATCAGCTCAGCGGCACCATTAAACTGATCTTCCAGCCCGCCGAAGAGGGGGTGCGCGGGGCGAAAGCGATGGTCACCCGGGGCGTGGTCGATGATGTTGAGCGCTTCACCGCGATTCACATCGGCACCGGCGTTCCGGCAGGTGAAGTGGTGTGCGGCAGCGACAGCTTCCTTGCCACCACCAAGCTGGATGTCCGCTTCACCGGCGTCGGTGCCCATGCGGGCGGCCGCCCTGAAGAGGGTCGCAATGCCCTGCTGGCCGCAGCTCAGGCGACGCTGGCGCTGCATGGTTTGACCCAGCACAGCGGCGGCGTGGCACGGGTTAACGTCGGCGTGCTGCAGGCGGGAACCGGTCGTAACGTGGTGGCCGACTGCGCCCTGCTGAAAGTCGAAACCCGCGGTGTGACCAATGAGGTCAACGACGATATTTATCAGCAGGCGCTGCGGGTGATTGCGGGCGCAGCGGCGATGTATGGCGTTGAGCAGGAGGTTTCGCTGATGGGCGCGGCACGCAGCTGTACCCCGACGCAGCCGTGGGTCGACTTCATCCACCAGCAGGCGGACGCCCTCGGCCTCTTCAGCTCGGTGGTCGATCGTAAAGCGCAGGCGGCAGGTTCGGAAGATGCAACCTGCATGATGGAGCGCGTCATCGCGCGTGGCGGTCAGGCCTCCTACGTTATTTTCGGCTGTGCGCTGGCAGCGGGTCATCACAATGCGAAATTCGACTTTGACGAGCGGGTGATGCCGGATGCCATCACGCTGCTGGCCACCCTCGCCCTGAATCAGGCAGCGTTCGGGGGCGCAGGATGA
- a CDS encoding LysR family transcriptional regulator — MSANIKLHQLRAFVDVARQGSIRAASRLSGLSQPALTKAIQELERELGAKLFNRRQQGVVLTDIGDNFFRHASLVLAELRVAEEDIQQRLGLGGGQVNIGVGGSVARTIMPQVINQFHREYPLVKVRIVEGQLVSMVHELRQGALDFTINTYDQSHLDQELMYERLMEREYRVVVRKGHPLEKARSLAALQQADWTMPTPKGSYYRLLHDLFGERGMAPKIVVTCETFMACTSLVAQSDFISILSVDVIDDPILGQSLVALTLDDPLPKAIFYLIQRKETTLTPMSSYMAQLFRRYCQ, encoded by the coding sequence ATGTCTGCCAACATCAAACTTCATCAGCTGCGCGCTTTCGTTGACGTGGCGCGACAGGGCAGTATCCGGGCCGCGAGCCGTCTGTCCGGGCTGTCGCAGCCGGCGTTAACCAAAGCCATTCAGGAGCTGGAGCGAGAGCTGGGGGCAAAGCTGTTTAACCGCCGTCAGCAGGGCGTCGTGTTAACCGATATCGGTGATAACTTTTTTCGTCATGCCAGCCTGGTGCTGGCAGAGCTGCGGGTCGCGGAAGAGGATATCCAGCAGCGTCTGGGGCTGGGTGGCGGCCAGGTGAACATCGGGGTGGGCGGCAGCGTGGCGCGCACCATCATGCCGCAGGTGATAAACCAGTTTCATCGTGAATATCCGCTGGTGAAGGTGCGCATCGTCGAAGGCCAGCTGGTGTCGATGGTGCATGAGCTGCGTCAGGGCGCGCTTGATTTCACGATCAATACCTACGATCAGAGCCATCTCGATCAGGAGCTGATGTATGAGCGGCTCATGGAACGCGAATACAGAGTGGTGGTTCGCAAGGGCCATCCGCTGGAAAAGGCCCGTTCGCTGGCGGCGTTGCAGCAGGCGGACTGGACGATGCCCACGCCGAAAGGCAGTTATTACCGCCTGCTGCACGATCTGTTTGGCGAGCGCGGCATGGCGCCCAAAATCGTGGTGACCTGTGAAACCTTTATGGCCTGCACCAGCCTGGTCGCGCAAAGCGATTTCATCAGCATCCTCTCAGTTGACGTCATTGACGATCCGATTCTGGGCCAGTCACTGGTGGCGCTGACGCTCGACGATCCCCTGCCGAAAGCGATCTTCTATCTGATTCAGCGGAAAGAGACGACGCTGACCCCGATGAGCAGTTACATGGCGCAACTCTTCCGCCGGTATTGTCAGTAA
- the yjdN gene encoding VOC family metalloprotein YjdN yields the protein MQVSPYLFLYGRCEEAIDFYLQATGGELLGKMTFGDMPDQGEQVGDQSAAPQPPEKIMHAQLRIGDGELMLSDGDTAKPPASEHAGYAVSLSTDDVEEGKAWFEKLSAGGKVTTPWQETFWSDGFAMFIDKFNIPWRINVEKSQD from the coding sequence ATGCAAGTCAGTCCTTATCTGTTTCTCTATGGCCGTTGCGAAGAGGCTATCGACTTTTACCTGCAGGCAACCGGGGGTGAGCTGCTCGGCAAAATGACGTTCGGAGATATGCCGGACCAGGGTGAGCAGGTCGGTGACCAGTCTGCCGCGCCACAGCCGCCAGAAAAGATCATGCATGCGCAGCTGCGCATTGGTGATGGTGAGCTGATGCTGAGCGATGGCGACACCGCGAAGCCGCCCGCGTCTGAACATGCCGGTTATGCGGTCAGCCTTTCCACCGATGATGTCGAAGAGGGTAAAGCCTGGTTTGAAAAACTGTCAGCAGGCGGCAAAGTAACGACGCCGTGGCAGGAGACCTTCTGGTCAGACGGCTTCGCCATGTTTATCGACAAGTTCAACATTCCCTGGCGTATCAACGTCGAGAAGTCGCAGGACTGA
- a CDS encoding nucleoside-specific channel-forming protein Tsx, translated as MKFKTLIAGAALACSLTGAAQAAESDPQYVSDWWHQSVNVVGSYHTRFGPQFNNDVYLEYEAFAKKEWFDFYGYLDVPNFFGVGNSNANGVFDHGSPMFMEIEPRFSIDKLTGTSLAFGPFKEWYFANNYIYDMGRNSDNRQNTWYMGLGTDIDTHSDVGLSLNVYAKYQWENYGAANENSWDGYRFKVKYFVPITTLWGGNLGYVGFTNFDWGSDLNEKGGASRTSNSIASSHILSLGYDHWHISAVARYFHNGGQWADGQELNFGKGPFEVKSTGWGYYLVAGYNF; from the coding sequence ATGAAATTTAAAACGTTGATAGCGGGTGCCGCGCTGGCATGTTCACTGACCGGTGCTGCGCAGGCCGCTGAAAGCGATCCGCAGTATGTTTCAGACTGGTGGCATCAGAGCGTTAACGTGGTAGGCAGTTACCACACCCGCTTCGGACCGCAGTTCAATAACGACGTTTATCTGGAATATGAAGCGTTTGCGAAGAAAGAGTGGTTCGATTTTTACGGCTACCTCGACGTGCCTAACTTCTTTGGCGTGGGCAACAGCAACGCCAACGGCGTGTTCGACCACGGTTCACCGATGTTTATGGAAATCGAACCGCGCTTCTCTATCGATAAGCTGACCGGCACCAGCCTGGCCTTTGGCCCGTTCAAAGAGTGGTACTTCGCGAACAACTACATCTACGACATGGGCCGCAACAGCGATAATCGCCAGAATACCTGGTACATGGGCCTGGGCACCGATATTGATACGCACAGCGATGTCGGCCTGTCGCTGAACGTTTACGCGAAATACCAGTGGGAAAACTACGGTGCGGCGAACGAAAACAGCTGGGATGGCTATCGCTTCAAGGTGAAATACTTCGTGCCTATCACCACGCTGTGGGGCGGTAACCTGGGCTATGTCGGCTTCACCAACTTCGACTGGGGCTCTGATCTGAATGAGAAAGGGGGTGCATCACGTACCAGCAACTCCATCGCCTCCAGCCACATTCTGTCACTGGGTTACGATCACTGGCATATCTCTGCGGTGGCTCGTTATTTCCACAACGGCGGCCAGTGGGCTGATGGTCAGGAGCTGAACTTCGGCAAGGGCCCGTTTGAAGTGAAATCAACCGGCTGGGGTTACTACCTGGTGGCGGGTTACAACTTCTGA
- a CDS encoding HAMP domain-containing sensor histidine kinase has protein sequence MKPFAFMRSLRNKLLSTLLMIHLLMIGGVTWYFFSCYGDMVGTMKDDQLAKIADAWSTNKQMPALMPMLIAPDKAKSAFVVQLWDDRGQLRASSWPELAAPLQNQRGYRDVYVGHCDDCEWRIYTRPGMPGSEIRTIQVMHNLSYMKASMVKRALSAIVPMILMMPLSLLVIWLVVRKITRDLQVASRQIAAQETHHPHIVSPEGLPDEILPLVAAYNSLLSKLRDAWSSQRQFLEDAAHELRTPVTAVTLQLENLRQHIQPGEASRQFSQLEAGVTRTRHLVTQLLNVSRQDDQSVIASVEHIELDELLKESIEQLMVVADKRGIDIGFNGSTQYRLQASRSELRSLFDNLIGNAMLHTPEGSLVDVLLHRVAGRTVVDIVDNGMGMPDAFIDRAFDRFTRSPDVKAQGSGLGLSIVRNVAQKYQMQVALSNCLSPQGTVCGLQVRVTLP, from the coding sequence ATGAAACCCTTCGCGTTTATGCGCTCTCTGCGCAATAAATTACTCTCTACGCTGCTGATGATTCATCTGCTGATGATCGGCGGCGTGACCTGGTATTTCTTCAGCTGCTACGGCGATATGGTCGGCACCATGAAGGACGATCAGCTGGCGAAAATCGCCGATGCCTGGTCCACCAATAAACAGATGCCCGCCCTGATGCCGATGCTTATCGCGCCGGATAAGGCGAAAAGCGCCTTTGTCGTCCAGTTGTGGGACGATCGGGGCCAGCTGCGGGCCAGCTCATGGCCGGAACTGGCGGCGCCGCTGCAGAATCAGCGCGGCTATCGCGATGTCTATGTGGGCCATTGCGACGACTGCGAATGGCGCATCTACACCCGGCCGGGGATGCCAGGCAGTGAGATCAGGACCATTCAGGTTATGCACAACCTCAGCTACATGAAGGCCTCGATGGTTAAGCGCGCGCTGTCGGCGATCGTGCCGATGATCCTGATGATGCCGCTTTCGCTGCTGGTGATCTGGCTGGTAGTCAGGAAGATCACGCGGGATCTGCAGGTCGCGTCGCGGCAGATCGCGGCACAGGAGACCCATCATCCGCATATCGTCTCACCGGAAGGCTTACCGGATGAGATCCTGCCGCTGGTGGCAGCCTATAACTCGCTGCTGAGCAAGCTGCGCGACGCCTGGTCGTCCCAGCGTCAGTTTCTGGAGGATGCCGCCCATGAGCTGCGCACGCCGGTGACCGCCGTGACGCTGCAGCTGGAGAACCTGCGCCAGCATATTCAGCCCGGCGAGGCGAGCCGGCAGTTCAGTCAGCTGGAAGCGGGCGTTACGCGCACCCGTCATCTGGTTACGCAGTTGCTTAACGTCTCCCGCCAGGATGACCAGAGTGTCATCGCCAGCGTTGAACATATCGAACTGGACGAACTGCTGAAGGAGAGCATCGAGCAGCTGATGGTGGTGGCGGATAAACGTGGCATCGATATTGGCTTTAACGGCTCCACACAGTATCGCCTGCAGGCCAGCCGCTCCGAGCTGCGCAGCCTGTTCGACAACCTGATTGGCAACGCCATGCTGCATACCCCGGAAGGCAGCCTGGTGGATGTTCTGCTGCATCGGGTCGCGGGCAGAACGGTGGTCGATATCGTCGATAACGGCATGGGGATGCCGGACGCTTTCATCGACCGCGCATTCGATCGTTTTACCCGTTCGCCTGACGTTAAAGCGCAGGGCAGCGGTCTGGGATTATCGATCGTGCGCAACGTCGCGCAGAAGTACCAGATGCAGGTCGCCCTTTCCAACTGCCTGTCGCCACAGGGTACCGTTTGTGGTTTGCAGGTTCGCGTCACCCTTCCCTGA
- a CDS encoding response regulator: MRVLLVEDDEMIGANLQQALEGAGWSVDWVRDGVYAQNAWSEGGYSCVLLDLGLPRDDGLQVLRRARGRGDATPVLILTARDTVAQRIQGLDSGADDYLLKPFDLQEVMARMRAITRRSHGAADSVLGSGDVQLDMMTREVLYKGQREQLTAREYALLYALLERPGAILSREQLENRIYGWGDEVSSNAVDVLIHGMRRKLDNDVIRNVRGLGWRVPAI; this comes from the coding sequence ATGCGCGTATTACTGGTTGAAGATGATGAAATGATCGGCGCGAACCTTCAGCAGGCACTGGAGGGCGCAGGCTGGTCGGTGGACTGGGTGCGTGATGGCGTCTACGCCCAGAATGCGTGGAGCGAAGGCGGCTACAGCTGTGTGCTGCTGGATCTCGGCTTACCCCGCGATGATGGCCTGCAGGTGCTGCGCCGGGCGCGCGGACGCGGCGATGCCACGCCGGTGCTGATCCTGACCGCACGCGACACGGTGGCGCAGCGGATACAGGGGCTCGACAGCGGCGCTGATGACTACCTGCTCAAACCCTTCGATTTACAGGAAGTGATGGCCCGGATGCGTGCCATTACCCGACGCAGCCACGGCGCTGCGGACTCGGTACTGGGCAGCGGCGATGTCCAGCTGGATATGATGACCCGCGAGGTGCTCTACAAAGGCCAGCGCGAACAGCTTACCGCGCGGGAATATGCCCTGCTCTACGCACTGCTGGAACGGCCGGGCGCGATCCTGTCGCGAGAGCAGCTGGAAAACCGCATCTACGGCTGGGGCGATGAGGTCAGCAGCAACGCCGTGGATGTGCTGATTCACGGCATGCGGCGCAAGCTCGACAATGATGTGATCCGCAACGTGCGCGGGCTGGGCTGGCGGGTACCGGCAATATGA
- a CDS encoding helix-turn-helix domain-containing protein, with the protein MNQREFIRSLLDWIENNLGHDLHLDEVARRSGYSRWHLQRLFRQHTGFSLAEYIRQRRLTESALTLLSSNEAILQVAMNYGFDTQQAYTRTFKNYFMMTPGQLRRQRRVEPDRLLFPLAMAS; encoded by the coding sequence ATGAATCAGCGCGAGTTTATTCGGAGTCTGCTGGACTGGATTGAAAACAACTTAGGACACGATCTGCATCTGGATGAGGTGGCGCGCCGCTCAGGCTATTCGCGCTGGCATCTGCAACGCCTGTTCCGCCAGCATACCGGCTTTTCACTGGCAGAATATATCCGTCAGCGCCGTCTGACCGAGTCTGCACTTACGCTGCTGAGCAGCAACGAAGCGATACTGCAGGTGGCGATGAACTACGGCTTCGATACCCAGCAGGCCTACACCCGCACTTTTAAAAACTACTTTATGATGACGCCGGGTCAGTTGCGTCGTCAGCGTCGCGTTGAGCCTGATCGGCTGCTGTTTCCTCTGGCGATGGCCAGTTGA